From the Saccharobesus litoralis genome, one window contains:
- the acpS gene encoding holo-ACP synthase, translated as MPIIGLGTDIAEIARFDNKQSERLAKRVLTSNELVQYQQHAQPHRFLAKRFAAKEAASKALGTGIAQGVTFHDFEIHNNELGAPILTVSGQAAQIAQARSQSAVSWLLSLSDEKHYTVATVVLESVG; from the coding sequence ATGCCGATAATCGGTTTGGGAACGGATATAGCTGAAATCGCCCGCTTTGATAACAAACAATCAGAGCGCCTTGCTAAGCGCGTATTAACTAGCAATGAGTTAGTGCAGTATCAGCAACATGCCCAACCACACCGATTTCTTGCTAAACGCTTTGCTGCGAAAGAAGCCGCAAGCAAAGCGTTAGGAACAGGGATCGCTCAAGGAGTAACGTTTCATGATTTTGAAATTCACAATAATGAACTCGGTGCGCCTATTTTAACGGTGTCAGGCCAAGCGGCCCAAATTGCGCAAGCTAGGAGTCAATCTGCTGTTAGTTGGCTGTTGTCTCTTAGTGATGAGAAGCATTATACGGTGGCGACGGTTGTATTAGAGTCAGTCGGTTAA
- a CDS encoding aminoacyl-histidine dipeptidase — translation MSKPVQSIRDLQPSRLWHWFADICAIPHPSKYETQLKSYISQWASQQGIEWFEDEIGNLILRKPATKGMALRKPVVIQAHLDMVPQANADNPHDFTRDPILTEIIAETEQGKTDLWVRAKGTTLGSDNGIGMASALAVLAADDIAHPALEVLLTVDEEAGMTGAFGLQAETLQAEVLINTDSEQEGEVYMGCAGGVDANFSLPVEYEPIMADVVWYRLAISGLRGGHSGVNIELGRANAIKLLARFFYQTQTELQLSIAQVKGGSLRNAIPRESQAIFAIPKNKEALLNLSLSRFQAEIQQEFGLADPHCQVQLIKSEPVDQVISQSSQKQLIALLHACPNGVMRMSDEISGVVETSTNMGVLSQSENALELCCLIRSLDDSGRDNLATQHQALAELAGAAFTLSGAYPGWKPNNDSPIMAIVRDVYEDLYGHKPKVMVIHAGLECGLFKQPYPDMDMVSIGPTIRYPHSPDEKVNVRTVELYWQLLLALLKNIPEKTG, via the coding sequence ATGTCTAAACCAGTTCAATCTATCCGTGATTTGCAGCCGAGCCGCTTATGGCATTGGTTTGCCGATATTTGTGCTATCCCACATCCATCAAAGTATGAAACACAACTAAAAAGCTATATTAGTCAATGGGCATCGCAACAGGGTATTGAATGGTTTGAGGATGAGATTGGTAACCTGATATTGCGTAAACCCGCAACAAAAGGCATGGCGCTACGTAAACCTGTGGTGATCCAAGCGCATTTAGATATGGTACCGCAAGCTAATGCGGATAATCCGCATGACTTTACCCGCGATCCCATTCTAACTGAGATAATTGCCGAAACAGAGCAAGGTAAAACTGACCTATGGGTGCGGGCTAAAGGCACTACATTGGGTTCTGATAACGGTATTGGTATGGCATCAGCCTTAGCGGTACTGGCAGCAGATGATATTGCTCATCCCGCTTTGGAAGTGCTGTTAACCGTCGATGAAGAAGCCGGTATGACGGGGGCATTTGGTTTACAAGCCGAAACCTTACAAGCCGAAGTGTTGATCAACACTGATTCTGAGCAAGAAGGCGAAGTTTACATGGGCTGTGCGGGTGGAGTTGATGCGAATTTTAGTTTGCCTGTGGAATATGAGCCCATCATGGCAGACGTTGTTTGGTATCGCTTAGCTATTTCAGGACTTCGTGGTGGTCATTCTGGGGTTAATATTGAATTAGGCCGTGCAAACGCCATTAAGTTGTTGGCGCGTTTCTTTTATCAAACGCAAACCGAGTTACAGCTGAGTATTGCGCAAGTAAAAGGCGGCTCGTTGCGCAATGCTATCCCGCGTGAAAGTCAGGCTATATTTGCTATCCCTAAGAACAAAGAAGCGTTGTTAAATTTGTCTTTATCTCGCTTTCAGGCTGAAATTCAACAAGAGTTTGGTCTAGCTGATCCTCATTGCCAAGTGCAACTAATAAAAAGTGAACCAGTTGATCAAGTGATAAGCCAGTCTAGTCAAAAACAACTCATTGCGCTACTGCATGCTTGCCCTAATGGAGTAATGCGTATGAGTGATGAGATCAGTGGCGTAGTTGAAACGTCAACTAATATGGGAGTGCTGTCCCAGAGTGAAAATGCGCTTGAACTATGTTGTTTAATTCGCTCACTGGATGATAGTGGCCGAGATAATTTAGCGACTCAACACCAAGCTTTAGCCGAACTAGCTGGAGCCGCGTTTACATTATCAGGCGCATATCCAGGTTGGAAGCCTAATAATGATTCGCCCATTATGGCGATAGTGCGTGATGTCTATGAAGATTTATATGGTCACAAACCTAAGGTTATGGTGATCCATGCAGGATTAGAATGCGGCTTATTTAAACAGCCTTATCCTGATATGGATATGGTGTCGATTGGCCCTACAATCCGCTACCCGCATTCACCTGATGAAAAAGTCAATGTGCGAACGGTAGAGCTTTATTGGCAGTTGTTATTGGCGTTACTAAAAAATATTCCAGAAAAAACGGGTTAA
- the tcdA gene encoding tRNA cyclic N6-threonylcarbamoyladenosine(37) synthase TcdA, with the protein MRPDTFENRFGGTSRLYGQQGIEKLQRAHVAVVGMGGVGSWIVEALARTAIGQLSLFDLDDICVSNTNRQIHAHSGNFGKDKVEAMAQRVNLINPDCHVNQIEDFVTSDNVREVFTTDFDYVIDATDSVKAKAAMIAWCKRNKVKIVTIGGAGGQIDPTQIQIGDLAKTIQDPLLAKVRSHLRRYNNFSQNPKRKFGVEAIFSTEQLRYPTSDGQVCLQKPEVTDNSGPAKLDCASGFGASTVVTATFGFFAASRVINKISGVV; encoded by the coding sequence ATGCGACCCGACACATTTGAAAATCGCTTTGGCGGCACTAGCCGCTTATATGGTCAACAAGGTATTGAAAAACTACAGCGCGCTCACGTAGCAGTTGTCGGTATGGGCGGGGTAGGCTCATGGATAGTCGAAGCACTCGCTCGCACAGCTATTGGCCAGCTAAGCTTGTTTGATTTAGATGATATTTGTGTGTCTAACACCAACCGCCAAATTCACGCCCATAGTGGAAACTTTGGTAAAGATAAAGTAGAAGCCATGGCACAAAGAGTCAATCTTATTAATCCAGACTGTCACGTCAATCAAATTGAGGATTTTGTAACGAGCGACAATGTTAGAGAAGTCTTCACAACGGATTTTGATTATGTGATTGATGCGACAGACAGTGTCAAAGCTAAAGCCGCCATGATAGCTTGGTGTAAGCGTAATAAAGTTAAAATAGTAACCATAGGCGGCGCCGGTGGGCAAATTGACCCAACGCAGATCCAAATAGGTGATCTTGCCAAAACCATTCAAGATCCACTGCTAGCCAAAGTGCGAAGCCATTTGCGCCGCTACAATAACTTTAGCCAAAATCCGAAACGAAAATTTGGTGTAGAAGCCATATTCTCAACAGAGCAATTACGTTATCCAACAAGTGACGGTCAAGTGTGTTTACAAAAGCCTGAAGTCACCGATAATAGCGGCCCAGCTAAATTAGATTGTGCATCTGGGTTTGGTGCCAGTACAGTTGTTACTGCTACGTTTGGTTTTTTTGCTGCTAGCAGAGTGATTAATAAAATCAGCGGTGTAGTGTAA
- a CDS encoding flavin reductase family protein, with the protein MIIDFNQLSANNIYHVMTQSVVPRPIAWVLSENESNGYNLAPFSYFTAISSAPPILMYSTGKKTNGERKDSFRNVVERKNLVIHIAHADLAQQVTQSASSLDYDESELTLTNLEVTEFAGSPLPRVTQAKIAFACELYQTQEIGDTPMQLVFAKVNQVYVDDEIVTLDDKQRVKINALQLDPLARLGANEYADLGQVFKSDRPK; encoded by the coding sequence ATGATTATCGATTTCAATCAGTTATCCGCTAACAATATTTATCATGTCATGACGCAAAGCGTAGTACCGCGACCGATTGCATGGGTGTTGTCAGAAAATGAATCTAATGGATATAACTTAGCTCCTTTTTCTTACTTTACGGCAATAAGTAGTGCGCCACCTATTTTAATGTATTCGACAGGTAAAAAAACTAATGGTGAACGCAAAGACTCGTTTCGTAATGTGGTTGAACGAAAAAATTTAGTGATCCATATCGCACATGCTGATCTGGCGCAACAAGTGACACAATCAGCATCTAGCTTAGATTATGATGAATCTGAATTAACGCTAACTAATCTGGAAGTGACAGAATTTGCCGGCAGCCCATTACCACGAGTCACACAAGCGAAAATAGCTTTTGCCTGTGAGCTGTATCAAACCCAAGAAATAGGCGATACGCCAATGCAGTTGGTGTTTGCCAAAGTTAATCAAGTGTATGTCGATGATGAAATAGTGACTTTAGATGACAAACAGCGTGTCAAAATAAATGCCTTGCAACTTGACCCATTAGCTCGCTTGGGGGCTAACGAATATGCTGATCTTGGGCAAGTATTTAAGTCAGATCGTCCTAAGTAA
- the dapB gene encoding 4-hydroxy-tetrahydrodipicolinate reductase, with the protein MKVGIFGANGRMGRALIEAAHNNEDADIAHALVRESSSFKGIDAGQVAGIGNIDSALTTIKAIDELADVYIDFTLPEACMNNLAWCVENKKPVVIGTTGLSKEQLAKIDEAACQIPVVFAANMSVGVNLLVNLLKTTAKVMGQHSDIEIWEAHHRFKKDAPSGTALMLGKAIADELDRDLDKVSVYGREGDTGERDRETIGFATIRAGDIVGEHTALFADIGERIEITHKASSRLTFAKGAVRAAIWLKDKSTRLYDMQDVLGLKD; encoded by the coding sequence ATCAAAGTCGGTATTTTCGGTGCGAATGGCCGCATGGGACGAGCGTTAATTGAAGCCGCCCATAATAATGAAGACGCAGATATAGCGCATGCATTAGTGAGAGAGTCATCTAGCTTTAAAGGGATTGATGCCGGTCAAGTTGCCGGTATTGGTAATATTGATTCAGCACTAACGACAATTAAAGCGATAGATGAACTTGCAGACGTGTATATCGATTTCACGTTACCTGAAGCCTGCATGAATAACTTAGCTTGGTGTGTCGAAAACAAAAAGCCGGTTGTTATTGGCACAACGGGCTTATCAAAAGAACAACTTGCAAAAATTGATGAGGCAGCCTGTCAAATTCCAGTAGTTTTTGCTGCTAATATGAGTGTTGGTGTTAATTTATTAGTTAACCTGCTCAAAACGACGGCTAAAGTCATGGGGCAACATTCAGATATTGAAATTTGGGAAGCGCACCATAGGTTTAAAAAAGATGCGCCATCAGGTACCGCTTTAATGCTAGGTAAAGCCATTGCTGATGAATTAGATCGAGATTTAGATAAAGTGTCGGTTTATGGACGAGAAGGGGATACCGGTGAGCGTGATCGTGAAACGATTGGCTTTGCGACCATTCGAGCCGGCGATATTGTTGGTGAGCATACCGCTTTGTTTGCCGATATTGGTGAGCGGATTGAAATCACACACAAAGCGTCAAGTCGCTTAACTTTTGCTAAAGGTGCTGTGCGTGCAGCAATTTGGTTAAAAGATAAATCTACTCGATTATATGATATGCAAGATGTGTTAGGTCTAAAAGACTAG